The genomic stretch TTACTGCATATTCTCTACAAGGTGGAAGAAAAATTTTGGCCTTAGAAGAGATTCTTTAAAAATAAGATCCCGGGACTCATACTTATACATTACCTTTGCTTTAAGATGGAAGGTACGAATCAAATTCCATTCTTCTTGCTGTAAATTCTGAAATCTTCTTTCCCACTAATTTTTCCACCAGATATAAGGACATCAAAATCCCTCTGGAAACTCCGCCAGAAGTCAAAATATGTCCATGGTCTATAAATTTTTCATTGGCTACTTTTTTAATCTTAGGATAATTTTTACGAAGAGTATCTTGGTCCATCCAATGAGTGGTGACTTCCAGTCCATCCAGAATACCAGCCTCTGCTAATAAAAATGCGCCTGTGCAAATAGAAGCTAAGATCTTTACCTTAGGCTCCATTTCCTTGATCCATCCCAGTAATTTTTTATTATGGATTTCGATTTCTTCTGCTCCGTATCCTCCGGGGATCACTAAAATATCCGGCACGCCTGCCTCTTCCAAAGTCAGATGAGGAAATACAGGAAAACGGTTCCTTGCATATAGGAGTTCCTTCTTCTCCGCAACTATGGAAACTTTGAATAATTTCTCCTTATTCTCATTCTCTGTAATGGAAAACACCTCGTAAGGACCGGAAAGATCCAAAACTTCCACTTCGTTAAATGCCAATATATGAACTTCAATCTGCTCCATAGTTCCTCTTCCGTCACATTCTTAACTACAAACGATTTCGAAAATAATTTCCTAAAAAAGTACTTGCTTATTTTGAATATATAACCATATGGTTATATAAAATATGAATCATGCACTTAGTCATTCGAATCGATTAGATGCGACTTTTGCCGCCCTCTCAGACCCAACCAGAAGGGCGATCCTGGCACGTTTAGCCAACGGAGAGGTTTCCGTAATGGATCTGGCTAAACCGTTCTCCATGAGCCAACCAGCAATTTCTAAACATCTAAAAGTTTTGGAAAGAGCGGGACTCATCTCCGGGATCAAAGACGCACAAAAAAGATTACGCAAAATAGAAGCTAAACCTTTGGCAGAAGCCACCGAATGGTTGGAAAATTATAGAAAGTTCTGGGAAGGAAGATTCAATCAATTGGATTCACTGATAGAAGAATTAAAACTTTCTAAACAAACTTCCCCTAAACGTAAAAATAAAAAAGGAGAATAGAATGAGCTTTATTGGAACCTTAAAGGTAGAAGCGAAAGGAGACAGAGAACTAGTAATGACTCGGGAGTTCGATGCCGAGAAAAATCTGGTATTCGACTGTTTTACAAAGCCTGAATTAATCAAACGTTGGTTATACGGTCCTGACGGCTGGACCTTAGATGTATGCGAAGTAGATCTAAGAGTCGGCGGAAAATATAGATATGTTTGGATGTTTCTAAAAGACGGATCTACAATGGGAGCAGGAGGAACCTATAAGGAAATTTCCGGACCAGACAAACTAGTCCATACCGAATCTTTCGATGAACCTTGGTATCCTGGCGAAGCTTTACTCACGACAACATTTGTCGAAAAATCCGGCAGGACATATGTTACTATCAATGTTCTTTATGAAACCAAAGAAGGAAGAGATCTAGTTATTAAATCCCCGATGGAAGGGGGAGCTTCCCAAAGTTATAATCGTTTGGAAACTTTACTCAATACTATTACCTTAGAAGGAAAAAAATAATCATGAATGCAAAAACTATTTCGATCTTAAAAAGTATTGGAGCCGTTTTTACGGGAATTTTGATCAACGTTATACCTGCAATAGCGATCGATGCAGTATTACATGTTACCAATTGTTATCCTCCGATGGGAGAAAGAATGTCCGATGGCTTATT from Leptospira neocaledonica encodes the following:
- a CDS encoding ArsR/SmtB family transcription factor, translating into MNHALSHSNRLDATFAALSDPTRRAILARLANGEVSVMDLAKPFSMSQPAISKHLKVLERAGLISGIKDAQKRLRKIEAKPLAEATEWLENYRKFWEGRFNQLDSLIEELKLSKQTSPKRKNKKGE
- a CDS encoding DJ-1/PfpI family protein is translated as MEQIEVHILAFNEVEVLDLSGPYEVFSITENENKEKLFKVSIVAEKKELLYARNRFPVFPHLTLEEAGVPDILVIPGGYGAEEIEIHNKKLLGWIKEMEPKVKILASICTGAFLLAEAGILDGLEVTTHWMDQDTLRKNYPKIKKVANEKFIDHGHILTSGGVSRGILMSLYLVEKLVGKKISEFTARRMEFDSYLPS
- a CDS encoding SRPBCC family protein — translated: MSFIGTLKVEAKGDRELVMTREFDAEKNLVFDCFTKPELIKRWLYGPDGWTLDVCEVDLRVGGKYRYVWMFLKDGSTMGAGGTYKEISGPDKLVHTESFDEPWYPGEALLTTTFVEKSGRTYVTINVLYETKEGRDLVIKSPMEGGASQSYNRLETLLNTITLEGKK